The Cellulomonas flavigena DSM 20109 DNA segment CCACCCGCACGTGGCGCGCGACGCCCTGAAGGTCTCGCTGCCCGCGGCGGGCATCGCGTACCGGTGGGAACCGGGGCTGGGTGGCCGGCGCTCGCAGGCGAAGGACGACGCGAAGGCTGACCCGTGGTGGCAGGTGGCCGCCTTCCGCGCGTACGCGTCGTACGCGCGCGGCGACGAGTTCCGCGACGCGCTCGCGCATCTGCTCGACGACGCGCAGACGCCTGGTGTCGTCGTCATGTGCAGCGAGGCCGTGTGGTGGCGGTGCCACCGGCGGATCATCAGCGATGTCGCCGTGCTGCTGCACGGTGTGACCGTCCGGCACGTCATGCACGACGGACGGCTCACGGACCACCCACCAGCGGCAGGCGCGCGCGTGACGGCGCACGGCGTCGTGTACGACGCGCCGTAGGCGGTGCCCAACTCCCGTTACCCTGGACCCCGTCCCACGCGCCTGTAGCTCAGGGGATAGAGCACCGCTCTCCTAAAGCGGGTGTCGGCAGTTCGAATCTGCCCAGGCGCACAGAAGTGTTTGTGCAGGTCAGCGGCTAGAGAGGCGCCGCGACTGCTGTGAGGGGCATGTCCGATTTGCCGGGCATTGGTCAGCGTGTGGTCAGCGACTTGTCTCAGGGCGTGGACGGCCTGTCAAGGACGTGGACGGACGCCGGCGGAAGCCCGAGCGTGGGGCGGCTGCCACCAGACAACTAGGTGTTCTGGGTCATGACGTTGGTGACGCCCGCGCGCAGGCGTGAGGCCGGGGGGCGGTCGCCGGCGGCCGTGTGAGCGCGATGGTAGTTGTAGTGGACGTTCCAAACCTTGATCGCAGCGGCGCGCTCGGCTTCGGAGGTCCAGACCCGGGCGTAGAGGAGTTCCTCGGCCAGGATCCGGTTGTAGCGCTCGACCTTGCCGTTGTGCCGTGGCGTGTGGGGGCGGATGCGCTGGTGGCGTGATGCGGTCGCCAGGACGGTGCGGGTGAACGCGGTGGCCTTGTAGTTCGCCCCGTTGTCGGTGACGACCCGCACGAGTCGGTCGATGCCGTGGGCGGCGAAGAACGCTCGGGCGCGGTGGAAGAACCCGATCGTGGTGGCCGCTGTCTCGTCGGGCAGGTGCTCGGTGTAGGCCAGGCGGGAGTACCCGTCGATCGCGGAGTGCAGGTAGACGTAGCCCGCGCGGGCGCCGGAGGTCTT contains these protein-coding regions:
- a CDS encoding DUF488 family protein, whose amino-acid sequence is MVATLLTVGHGTLTHEELTDLLHGAGVREVVDVRRFPGSRRHPHVARDALKVSLPAAGIAYRWEPGLGGRRSQAKDDAKADPWWQVAAFRAYASYARGDEFRDALAHLLDDAQTPGVVVMCSEAVWWRCHRRIISDVAVLLHGVTVRHVMHDGRLTDHPPAAGARVTAHGVVYDAP